In Vibrio coralliilyticus, the following are encoded in one genomic region:
- a CDS encoding extracellular solute-binding protein: MRHALLGAMIASLSSIGYAKVIETTSLVGFGEAKYLQDFTHFDYVNPEAPKYGKITYGQVGTYDNFNRFASRGVAAAATAELYDTLMFKPSDEIDTYYPLIAERVRYSDDYTWLELDINPKARFHDGEPITAHDVAFTFDKFMTEGVPQYRVYYKDIKSVTAKNDMTVRIEMATPNREKMFSFAQSTRVLPEHFWKNKTFSEPLSTPPVGSSAYKIIDYKSGQSVTYSLVDDYWAKDLPVNVGRNNFKQVQYDYYRDDTVMLEAFKAGEFDFRLESSAKFWANSYTGVNFDKGYIIKEEIPHQKPENTQAFVFNIQSEVFKDARVREALTYAMDFEWMNKNMFYGQYTRTRSYFQNTDYEAKGLPSAEELTVLEPFKDQIPPRVFTEEYQPPVTDGSGRIRSQMRTAFKLLKDAGWELKNKVLTNTKTGQPFSFELLIYSPTAERIAIPVQKNMKRLGIDMKIRSVDTTQYIKRLRDRDFDMVSSSYSANPYPSPNLMIVWNSNYIDSTYNTAGVIDPVVDSLTMQISKKQQDPDALLALGRALDRVLQWNFYIIPQWHVSEYRVAMWDKFERPTTMPKYDLGVDTWWISKEKAEKLPEKRR; encoded by the coding sequence ATGCGCCACGCCCTATTAGGGGCAATGATTGCGAGTTTAAGCTCAATCGGATATGCAAAAGTAATTGAGACAACCAGTTTGGTTGGGTTTGGCGAAGCTAAGTATCTACAAGACTTCACTCATTTTGATTATGTGAATCCAGAAGCGCCAAAATACGGCAAAATCACTTATGGTCAAGTCGGCACATACGATAATTTCAACCGTTTTGCTTCAAGAGGTGTTGCTGCTGCAGCGACAGCAGAGCTTTATGACACCTTGATGTTTAAACCTAGTGATGAAATCGATACTTACTACCCACTGATCGCTGAGCGAGTCAGGTATTCGGACGACTACACTTGGCTTGAATTGGATATCAATCCTAAGGCGCGATTCCACGATGGTGAGCCGATCACCGCGCATGATGTCGCATTTACATTTGATAAATTTATGACAGAAGGCGTGCCGCAGTATCGGGTGTATTACAAAGATATTAAATCTGTTACCGCCAAAAACGATATGACGGTTCGTATAGAAATGGCCACGCCGAATCGCGAAAAAATGTTCAGTTTTGCCCAATCAACCCGTGTGTTACCAGAACATTTTTGGAAGAATAAAACCTTCTCCGAGCCTTTATCAACCCCACCAGTCGGCAGTTCTGCGTATAAAATCATCGATTACAAGTCTGGTCAGAGTGTGACTTATTCGTTAGTGGATGACTATTGGGCGAAAGATCTCCCAGTGAATGTTGGGAGAAATAACTTTAAGCAAGTTCAATACGACTACTATCGGGATGATACGGTTATGCTGGAAGCTTTTAAAGCCGGAGAGTTTGACTTCCGCTTAGAAAGTTCAGCGAAGTTTTGGGCCAACTCTTATACCGGTGTGAATTTCGATAAGGGCTACATCATTAAAGAGGAAATTCCTCATCAGAAGCCTGAAAATACGCAAGCATTTGTGTTCAACATTCAAAGTGAAGTCTTCAAAGATGCTCGAGTTCGCGAGGCATTGACTTATGCGATGGATTTCGAATGGATGAACAAGAACATGTTCTATGGCCAATATACCCGTACACGTAGTTACTTCCAGAATACTGATTATGAAGCGAAAGGTCTGCCAAGTGCAGAGGAGTTAACCGTTCTAGAGCCTTTTAAAGATCAAATTCCACCGCGAGTGTTTACCGAAGAGTATCAACCACCAGTCACGGATGGCTCAGGACGGATTCGTTCGCAAATGAGAACTGCGTTCAAACTGTTAAAAGATGCGGGTTGGGAGTTAAAGAATAAGGTCTTAACCAATACTAAAACAGGTCAGCCTTTTTCCTTTGAACTATTGATCTATAGCCCTACCGCTGAACGTATTGCGATCCCGGTACAGAAAAATATGAAGCGTCTGGGTATTGATATGAAAATACGTTCTGTTGATACCACTCAATATATCAAACGACTGCGTGACCGTGACTTTGATATGGTCTCTTCGTCGTATTCTGCAAACCCTTATCCGAGTCCGAACCTGATGATTGTCTGGAACTCTAACTACATAGATTCGACTTACAACACGGCAGGTGTTATTGACCCAGTGGTCGATAGTTTGACGATGCAGATATCGAAAAAGCAGCAAGACCCGGATGCATTACTTGCGTTAGGACGTGCACTGGATCGTGTGTTGCAGTGGAATTTTTATATTATTCCTCAATGGCACGTAAGTGAATATCGTGTGGCGATGTGGGATAAGTTTGAGCGGCCGACCACAATGCCAAAATACGATTTAGGCGTCGATACTTGGTGGATCTCCAAAGAGAAAGCCGAAAAACTTCCTGAAAAACGACGCTAG